The Nitrospirales bacterium genome includes a window with the following:
- a CDS encoding YtxH domain-containing protein, protein MGNNQSSASAGSVALAFLSGALVGAVGAFLLAPQGGRESRERLVGYARRTGEDIRDLREKATDALDEVVLKGRDFVDEASSAVKEAIEAGREAMRRERDQNTHDYTL, encoded by the coding sequence ATGGGAAATAATCAATCATCTGCGTCTGCTGGATCCGTTGCGTTAGCGTTTTTAAGTGGTGCGCTGGTCGGAGCCGTTGGGGCCTTCTTGCTGGCCCCACAGGGGGGACGTGAATCGCGAGAGCGTCTTGTGGGGTATGCACGACGGACCGGCGAGGATATTCGCGATCTTCGAGAGAAGGCCACCGATGCGTTGGATGAAGTGGTATTGAAGGGGAGGGACTTTGTGGACGAAGCATCTTCCGCCGTGAAAGAGGCCATCGAAGCTGGACGTGAAGCCATGCGTCGTGAACGCGATCAGAATACGCACGATTACACCCTTTAA